The genomic DNA AAATTGATGGATAGAAACGGCTACAAAGGTGACATTCTGATTGTGGATGACACCCCGGAAAATTTGACTTTACTGACCGAAATGCTGAAGCAAGAGGGGTATAAAGTCCGTAGTGTCACTAAGGGATCAACGGCTTTACGTGGGGCGCAGGCGGCTCCGCCCGGTGTGATTCTGCTGGATGTGAATATGCCAGAAATGAATGGTTACGAAGTCTGTCGGCAGTTAAAACTCCACGATCGTACTCGTGACATTCCCGTTATCTTCATTAGTGCGTTGGGAGATGTGCTAGACAAAGTAAAAGCCTTTGAGGTGGGTGGTGTAGACTACATTACTAAACCTTTTCAAATCGCAGAAGTCAAAGCACGAATTACGACTCACCTCACCGTTTGTCGGTTACAGCAGCAGCTTCAGGTTCAAAACCTGCAACTTCAGGCAGAAATCCGAGAACGGCAACAAGCCGAAGATAAGTTTGCCAAAGTGTTTCGCACCAGTCCACACCCGATCGCGATTACAACTCACAGCGAGGGACGATTTGTAGAAGTGAATCCTGCCTTTCTTCAACTCACGGGTTACACGCAATCCGAGATAGTTGAACTGACTGTTGCAGATTTGAACTTAGACATCGATCACGATTCCCAAACTATCTATAACCAAGAGTGCGAACTACGAACAAAATTAGGCAAAAAACGAACTGTATTGCTGTCTCTGGAAAACATTGAGCTAGACGGCGTACCTTGTATTCTGAATCTAG from Cyanobacteria bacterium FACHB-DQ100 includes the following:
- a CDS encoding response regulator; translated protein: MDRNGYKGDILIVDDTPENLTLLTEMLKQEGYKVRSVTKGSTALRGAQAAPPGVILLDVNMPEMNGYEVCRQLKLHDRTRDIPVIFISALGDVLDKVKAFEVGGVDYITKPFQIAEVKARITTHLTVCRLQQQLQVQNLQLQAEIRERQQAEDKFAKVFRTSPHPIAITTHSEGRFVEVNPAFLQLTGYTQSEIVELTVADLNLDIDHDSQTIYNQECELRTKLGKKRTVLLSLENIELDGVPCILNLVNDITQRKRLENEFISVVSHELRTPLSSLMGALDVLGTGQLGSLNNQGQSVLNIAITSTERLTRLINDILDLERLKFGKITLHLAQCDLAQAMIQATEGMQAMANHAQVQLQLQPLSVMLWADCDRLIQTFTNLLSNAIKFSEPGKTVWLDAEMKSADSVLLTVRDQGRGIPADKLDLIFDRFQQVDTSDNRAKGGTGLGLAICRSIVEQHQGKIWVESTLGQGSTFFVALPLALPDKSYE